Proteins from a genomic interval of Uloborus diversus isolate 005 chromosome 4, Udiv.v.3.1, whole genome shotgun sequence:
- the LOC129220482 gene encoding sodium/potassium-transporting ATPase subunit beta-1-like: MNTDIEKGENENKNKDPQKDDAQYPSDENYLKKDPADLEDPSEDSPLKGSTTEGRENDSSAPAGEKTGAKEGAKGLREWFSKSRVKWWIAVLVAIVLLTVVLVGTLLAVEDNDYDVPDNSIRLVKLWPRPNKPRNVINFVHGTLPIEGRVWPELTSQLDDLLARYQPSNIRSKKVVECFGNSQLLQGDKVCKFDIKPLMLECSKAMNYGYDTGKPCVFLEFNNISEWIPEPYSSRELENYVELADRSITNMVYLDCQGDTLIDQENMGRIQYTPDRGFPVKYFPFRYQREYMSPLIAIRFTKPAIGVAISVTCKFWAKNLNHTDEAVPSGQISFNLLVD; encoded by the exons ATGAACACAGACATCGAGAAAGGTGAAAACgagaacaaaaacaaagatcctCAGAAAGATG ATGCTCAGTACCCATCAGATGAGAACTACCTGAAGAAAGATCCAGCAGACCTCGAAGATCCATCAGAAGACTCTCCTCTTAAAGGCAGCACGACGGAAGGACGAGAAAATGATTCCAGTGCCCCGGCTGGAGAAAAAACCGGGGCCAAAGAGGGCGCAAAGGGCCTCAGAGAATGGTTTTCCAAGTCCAGAGTCAAGTGGTGGATTGCAGTCCTCGTGGCCATCGTCCTCCTAACTGTCGTCCTGGTTGGCACCCTCTTGGCTGTCGAGGACAATGACTATGATGTGCCGGACAACAGCATAAGGCTTGTCAAG ctATGGCCGAGGCCGAACAAACCTAGGAATGTCATCAACTTTGTGCACGGAACTCTGCCGATTGAAGGCAGAGTTTGGCCAGAATTGACTTCACAACTAGATGATTTGCTGGCTAGGTATCAACCTTCAAATATTCGAAGCAAGAAAGTTGTCGAGTGCTTCGGAAACAGCCAGCTTCTCCAAGGAGACAAAGTTTGCAAATTCGACATTAAACCTTTGATGCTGGAATGCAGCAAGGCGATGAATTATGGATATGACACAGGAAAGCCATGCGTATTCTTAGAGTTCAACAACATCAGCGAATGGATACCAGAACCGTACAGCTCCCGCGAGTTAGAGAATTACGTGGAGCTCGCTGACAGATCCATTACCAACATGGTTTACCTGGACTGCCAAGGAGATACCCTGATTGACCAAGAAAATATGGGAAGGATACAGTACACCCCCGATCGTGGATTTCCTGTGAAATACTTCCCGTTCCGTTACCAAAGAGAGTACATGTCCCCATTAATAGCGATTCGATTTACGAAACCGGCAATTGGAGTTGCTATATCAGTCACCTGCAAATTTTGGGCCAAGAATTTGAACCACACAGACGAAGCTGTTCCCAGCGGACAAATTTCTTTCAATCTTCTCGTTGATTGA